The Coffea arabica cultivar ET-39 chromosome 1e, Coffea Arabica ET-39 HiFi, whole genome shotgun sequence genome has a window encoding:
- the LOC113701141 gene encoding uncharacterized protein produces MVKLVAVILSVLSICPLAYSCAPSDRAALLAIKAALNEPYFGIFKSWTGPDCCKNWYGVSCDPEVHRVADINLRGESEDPIFEKAHRTGYMNGTISRAICRLNRLSSLTIADWKGISGTIPPCITSLPFLRIVDLIGNKLTGELPADIGRLSRLTVLNVADNQLTGRLPRSLTNLSSLMHLDLRNNLFRGTIPRNFGKLRMLSRALLSRNRLQGQIPNSISYIYRLSDLDLSLNRLSGTIPPSLGKMPVLATLNLDGNNISGTIPPTLLNSRIGTLNLSKNALEGNIPDTFGATSYFMVLDLSYNQLKGGIPKSILSATFIGHFDVSHNHLCGPIPVGSPFDHLEASSFVYNDCLCGKPLREC; encoded by the coding sequence ATGGTTAAACTTGTGGCAGTAATACTTTCAGTCCTGAGTATCTGCCCTTTAGCTTACAGCTGCGCGCCTTCAGATAGGGCAGCTTTGCTAGCTATCAAAGCTGCCCTGAATGAGCCCTACTTCGGCATTTTCAAGTCATGGACGGGCCCTGATTGTTGCAAGAACTGGTACGGAGTGAGTTGTGACCCGGAGGTGCACCGAGTCGCCGACATCAACCTCCGTGGTGAATCGGAGGACCCCATCTTTGAAAAGGCTCACCGGACCGGTTACATGAATGGAACAATCTCTCGAGCGATTTGTCGGCTCAATAGGCTCTCAAGCCTAACCATTGCTGATTGGAAGGGCATTTCTGGCACAATCCCCCCATGCATTACATCTTTACCCTTCCTAAGAATCGTCGACTTGATCGGAAACAAGCTCACCGGTGAACTTCCAGCTGATATTGGCCGACTGAGTCGACTCACTGTGTTAAACGTGGCAGATAATCAACTTACCGGGAGGTTACCAAGGTCATTAACGAACTTATCTTCATTAATGCATTTAGATCTACGTAACAACTTATTTAGAGGTACAATTCCTAGAAACTTTGGGAAATTAAGAATGCTAAGCCGAGCTTTGCTAAGCCGAAATCGACTTCAAGGGCAAATTCCAAACTCAATTTCTTACATTTATCGGCTTTCGGATTTAGATCTTTCACTGAACCGACTTTCGGGCACGATCCCACCTTCACTAGGCAAAATGCCCGTTTTGGCCACGTTAAATCTTGATGGTAACAATATTTCTGGTACCATTCCCCCTACTTTGCTTAATTCGCGAATTGGCACATTGAATTTGAGCAAAAATGCACTTGAAGGTAATATTCCTGATACATTTGGGGCAACGTCATATTTTATGGTTCTTGATTTATCGTATAATCAGCTCAAAGGAGGCATTCCCAAGTCTATACTATCCGCCACCTTCATTGGCCATTTTGACGTCAGCCATAACCACCTATGTGGGCCGATTCCAGTAGGTTCCCCGTTCGATCATCTTGAAGCGTCGTCGTTTGTTTACAATGACTGTCTATGTGGGAAGCCACTTAGAGAATGCTAA